The following proteins are encoded in a genomic region of Mycolicibacterium rutilum:
- the secY gene encoding preprotein translocase subunit SecY, translating to MLSAFISSLRTVDLRKKILFTLGIVILYRAGASIPSPGVNYPNVQECIAEVTGGESGQLYSLINLFSGGALLQLSIFAVGVMPYITASIIVQLLTVVIPRFEQLRKEGQAGQAKMTQYTRYLAIALAILQSTSIVALAANGGLLQGCSLEIIQGQDAGLNIFTLVVMVLVMTAGAALVMWMGELVTERGIGNGMSLIIFASIASAMPGEGQAILDSRGGLVFALVCAGALAIIVGVVFVEQGQRRIPVQYAKRMVGRKMYGGTSTYLPLKVNQAGVIPVIFASSLIYIPHLITQLIQSGSSNPGETNWWTRFVAEYLTDPSSPVYIGVYFGLIVFFTYFYVSITFNPDERADEMKKFGGFIPGIRPGKPTADYLRYVLSRITLPGSIYLGVIAVLPNLFLTVGSGGPVQNLPFGGVGVLIMVGVGLDTVKQIESQLMQRNYEGFLK from the coding sequence GTGCTCTCGGCTTTCATCTCTTCACTCAGGACTGTCGACCTGAGAAAGAAGATCCTGTTCACGTTGGGGATCGTGATCCTTTATCGGGCCGGGGCCTCGATCCCGTCACCGGGGGTCAACTACCCGAACGTGCAGGAGTGCATCGCCGAGGTCACCGGCGGTGAATCAGGACAGCTCTACTCGCTGATCAACCTGTTCTCCGGCGGGGCGCTGCTGCAGCTGTCGATCTTCGCGGTGGGCGTGATGCCCTACATCACCGCGAGCATCATCGTGCAGCTGCTGACCGTGGTGATCCCGCGCTTCGAGCAGCTGCGCAAGGAGGGGCAGGCCGGTCAGGCCAAGATGACGCAGTACACGCGTTATCTGGCGATCGCGCTGGCCATCCTGCAGAGCACCAGCATCGTGGCGCTGGCCGCCAACGGTGGGTTGCTGCAGGGCTGCTCGCTCGAGATCATCCAGGGCCAGGACGCCGGGCTGAACATCTTCACCCTGGTCGTGATGGTGCTCGTGATGACCGCCGGCGCGGCGCTGGTGATGTGGATGGGCGAGCTGGTCACCGAGCGCGGCATCGGCAACGGCATGTCGCTGATCATCTTCGCCAGCATCGCCTCGGCGATGCCCGGTGAGGGGCAGGCGATCCTCGACAGCCGCGGCGGGCTGGTGTTCGCGCTGGTCTGCGCCGGCGCCCTGGCGATCATCGTCGGCGTGGTGTTCGTCGAGCAGGGCCAGCGCCGCATCCCGGTGCAGTACGCCAAACGCATGGTCGGCCGCAAGATGTACGGCGGCACGTCGACGTATCTGCCGCTGAAGGTGAACCAGGCCGGCGTCATCCCGGTGATCTTCGCGTCGTCGCTGATCTACATCCCGCACCTGATCACGCAGCTGATCCAGAGTGGGAGCTCGAACCCCGGCGAGACGAACTGGTGGACCCGCTTCGTCGCGGAGTATCTGACGGACCCGAGCAGCCCGGTCTACATCGGGGTGTACTTCGGCCTGATCGTGTTCTTCACGTACTTCTATGTGTCGATCACCTTCAACCCCGACGAACGCGCCGACGAGATGAAGAAGTTCGGTGGCTTCATCCCCGGTATCCGTCCGGGTAAGCCGACCGCCGACTATCTGCGCTACGTGTTGAGCCGCATCACCCTGCCGGGCTCGATCTACCTCGGTGTCATCGCGGTGCTGCCCAACCTGTTCCTCACCGTCGGCAGCGGCGGGCCGGTGCAGAACCTGCCGTTCGGCGGCGTCGGCGTGCTGATCATGGTCGGTGTCGGCCTGGACACGGTCAAGCAGATCGAGAGCCAGCTGATGCAACGCAACTACGAAGGATTCCTGAAGTGA
- a CDS encoding class I SAM-dependent methyltransferase, translating into MARTDNDTWDLASSVGATATMVAAARAVASIGEDALISDPYAEPLVRAVGVDFFTRLASGELKIEDLDTDNASMGMARMTDNMAVRTRFFDEFFTEAGRAGIRQAVILASGLDARAYRLSWPAGTTVYEIDQPEVIEFKTTTLAGLGAKPTAELRTVAIDLRYDWPAALTAAGFDPAQPTAWSAEGLLGYLPPDAQDKLLDTISQLSAPGSRVAVESGPTAIDEADRDKAIARMQEASQRWREHGFDLDFAELVYLGERNEAGTYLEDRGWQLTRRTVQELLVANGRPPLPEDDELGNFAELQYVTGILGS; encoded by the coding sequence ATGGCACGCACGGACAACGACACCTGGGACCTCGCCTCGAGCGTGGGAGCCACGGCGACCATGGTCGCGGCGGCTCGCGCGGTCGCAAGCATCGGCGAGGACGCCCTGATCTCCGATCCCTACGCCGAGCCGCTGGTGCGCGCGGTCGGGGTGGACTTCTTCACCCGGCTGGCGTCCGGGGAGCTCAAGATCGAGGACCTCGACACCGATAACGCATCGATGGGCATGGCCCGGATGACCGACAACATGGCCGTGCGGACGCGGTTCTTCGACGAGTTCTTCACCGAGGCCGGCCGCGCGGGCATCCGCCAGGCCGTGATCCTCGCGTCAGGCCTCGACGCCCGCGCGTACCGGCTGTCCTGGCCGGCCGGGACGACCGTCTACGAGATCGACCAGCCCGAGGTGATCGAGTTCAAGACGACGACGCTGGCCGGGCTGGGCGCCAAGCCGACCGCCGAACTGCGCACCGTCGCGATCGACCTGCGCTACGACTGGCCCGCGGCGTTGACGGCAGCGGGCTTCGACCCGGCTCAGCCGACGGCGTGGAGCGCCGAGGGACTGCTCGGCTACCTGCCGCCGGACGCGCAGGACAAGCTGCTCGACACCATCTCCCAGCTGAGTGCACCGGGCAGCCGGGTCGCCGTCGAGAGCGGGCCGACCGCGATCGACGAGGCCGATCGCGACAAAGCCATCGCCCGGATGCAGGAGGCCTCGCAGCGGTGGCGCGAGCACGGCTTCGATCTCGACTTCGCCGAGCTGGTTTATCTCGGCGAGCGCAACGAGGCGGGTACCTACCTCGAAGACCGCGGCTGGCAGCTCACCCGGCGCACCGTGCAGGAGTTGCTGGTCGCCAACGGCCGGCCGCCGCTGCCCGAGGACGACGAGCTCGGCAACTTCGCCGAGCTCCAGTACGTCACCGGGATACTCGGGTCATGA
- a CDS encoding SAM-dependent methyltransferase produces the protein MTRTDSDSWDPATSVGSTATMVAAARALASREPDPLFDDPFAAPLVRAVGVEFFTRLVDGDVEIKDIDGAGADFMAELIAVRTRFFDDFFMAAAAAGVRQAVILASGLDSRSYRLPWPDGTIVYEIDQPQVIEFKTTTMSSLGAAPVAELRTVGVDLRDDWPKALRDSGLDPTQPTAWSVEGLLIYLPPDAQDRLFDDITALSAAGSRVATEYHPDAAATIGQRSKAISRQLGDDGAHVDIADLFYPGERHHVADYLEERGWQVSTRKRPELYTQYAREFPDSDLLAPMRDSLAIIATRQEDQDGPH, from the coding sequence ATGACCCGCACGGACTCGGACAGCTGGGACCCGGCCACCAGCGTGGGCTCCACGGCGACGATGGTCGCCGCGGCCCGCGCGCTGGCCAGCCGCGAGCCGGACCCGCTGTTCGACGACCCGTTCGCCGCTCCCCTGGTGCGCGCGGTCGGCGTGGAGTTCTTCACGCGTCTGGTGGACGGCGACGTCGAGATCAAGGACATCGACGGCGCGGGGGCCGACTTCATGGCCGAGCTGATCGCGGTGCGGACCCGGTTCTTCGACGACTTCTTCATGGCGGCGGCGGCGGCCGGTGTGCGGCAGGCGGTGATCTTGGCGTCCGGGCTCGACTCCCGCTCGTACCGGCTGCCGTGGCCGGACGGCACCATCGTCTACGAGATCGACCAGCCGCAGGTCATCGAGTTCAAGACCACGACGATGTCGTCGCTGGGCGCCGCGCCGGTCGCCGAGCTGCGCACGGTCGGTGTCGACCTGCGGGACGACTGGCCGAAAGCGTTGCGCGACAGCGGTTTAGACCCGACGCAGCCGACGGCGTGGAGTGTCGAGGGGTTGTTGATCTACCTGCCGCCCGATGCGCAGGACCGGCTGTTCGACGACATCACCGCACTCAGCGCCGCGGGCAGCAGGGTCGCGACCGAATACCACCCGGACGCGGCCGCCACCATCGGCCAGCGCAGCAAGGCGATCAGCCGGCAACTCGGCGACGATGGCGCCCACGTCGACATCGCCGACCTGTTCTACCCCGGCGAGCGCCACCACGTCGCCGACTATCTGGAAGAGCGGGGGTGGCAGGTGTCGACCAGGAAGCGGCCCGAGCTGTACACCCAGTACGCGCGCGAGTTCCCCGACAGCGATCTGCTTGCCCCCATGCGTGATTCCCTCGCGATCATCGCGACCCGACAGGAGGATCAGGATGGCCCGCACTGA
- a CDS encoding class I SAM-dependent methyltransferase, translating to MARTDNDTWDLASSVGSTATMVAAQRVLSTREGLIDDPYAEPLVRAVGLDFFVRALDGEVNLDDIDPRFNTRRAAEGMAVRTRHFDGLFADAARDGVRQAVILASGLDARAYRLPWPAGTTVFELDQPEVIAFKTQTLAQLGAEPTADRRALAVDLRDDWPKVLLDSGFDPTQPTAWIAEGLLIYLPPEAQDLLFDRIDELSAAGSRVACEHIPDVSMFADERSQEIAARLKAYGHDIEMGELIYHGERNDVVDYLSARGWDVTTQKMPDAYAANGFTFDESTTIGLFSDMSYLSAVKR from the coding sequence ATGGCCCGCACTGACAACGACACCTGGGATCTGGCCTCCAGTGTCGGATCGACCGCGACCATGGTCGCCGCGCAGCGTGTGCTCAGTACGCGCGAAGGGCTGATCGACGACCCGTACGCCGAACCGTTGGTACGGGCGGTCGGACTGGATTTCTTCGTCCGCGCACTCGACGGCGAGGTGAACCTCGACGACATCGACCCGCGCTTCAACACCCGCCGCGCGGCCGAGGGCATGGCGGTGCGCACGCGCCACTTCGACGGCTTGTTCGCCGACGCCGCGCGCGACGGTGTACGGCAGGCGGTGATCCTGGCGTCCGGCCTCGACGCGCGCGCGTACCGGTTGCCGTGGCCTGCCGGGACGACGGTGTTCGAACTGGACCAGCCGGAGGTCATCGCGTTCAAGACCCAGACGCTGGCCCAGTTGGGCGCCGAGCCGACGGCGGACCGTCGCGCGCTGGCGGTCGACCTGCGCGACGACTGGCCGAAGGTGCTGCTGGACAGCGGGTTCGACCCAACCCAGCCCACCGCCTGGATCGCCGAGGGGCTGCTGATCTATCTGCCGCCGGAGGCGCAGGACCTGTTGTTCGATCGGATCGACGAGCTCAGCGCGGCGGGCAGCCGGGTGGCCTGCGAGCACATCCCCGACGTCAGCATGTTCGCCGACGAGCGGTCGCAGGAGATCGCCGCACGGCTGAAGGCCTACGGCCACGACATCGAGATGGGTGAGCTGATCTACCACGGCGAGCGCAACGACGTCGTCGACTATCTGAGCGCGCGCGGTTGGGACGTCACGACGCAGAAGATGCCGGACGCCTACGCCGCCAACGGTTTCACGTTCGACGAGAGCACCACGATCGGCTTGTTCAGCGACATGTCCTACCTGTCGGCGGTGAAGCGCTAG
- the sppA gene encoding signal peptide peptidase SppA — translation MFAFLPGIPGPDDLRALVRRVDTARHHGVPDGCVLELDLQAVPNETGGFDPFALLTGAGRPLLLREAVAAIHRAAEDPRVAGLIAKVQIPAASAGPVQELRSAIAAFSDAKPSLAWAETYPGTLSYYLASAFREVWMQPSGTVGLIGFATNALFLRDALDKAGIEAQFIARGEYKSAANLFTQDRYTDAHREADERLITSLHAQVLEAVAESRHIAPEEVDALADKAPLLRDDAVAGRLIDRIGFRDEAYARIAELAGAPVGTSDTFDADSDDAPPRLYLSRYAKAAADRPSPPMPSLPGRKGKPTIAVVTLHGPIVSGRGGPQPLPLGSSSAGGDTIAAALREAAADDDVSAIVLRVDSPGGSVTGSETVWREVNRIRAKGKKVVASMGAVAASGGYYVSMSADEIVANPGTITGSIGVVTGKLVARELKDRLGVGSDAVRTNPNADAWSANAPFTDEQHAHVEAEADLFYTDFIERVAEGRDMSVADVDAIARGRVWTGADARERGLVDHLGGLRTAVTRAKVLSGLEPDAEVRIVNYPGSSLMDRLRPKPSSQPAAASLPDALGALFGRSIAQMVGHAERSLTGVSALWLGDYRF, via the coding sequence ATGTTCGCTTTCCTGCCCGGCATCCCCGGTCCCGACGACCTGCGCGCGCTGGTGCGCCGCGTCGACACCGCCCGGCACCACGGTGTGCCCGACGGCTGCGTGCTCGAACTCGACCTGCAGGCGGTGCCCAACGAGACCGGTGGGTTCGACCCGTTCGCGCTGCTGACCGGCGCCGGCCGTCCGCTGCTGCTGCGTGAGGCCGTCGCCGCGATCCACCGGGCCGCCGAGGACCCGAGGGTCGCCGGGCTCATCGCGAAGGTGCAGATCCCCGCCGCGTCCGCCGGTCCGGTGCAGGAGTTGCGGTCGGCCATCGCGGCGTTCAGCGACGCCAAACCGTCGCTGGCATGGGCCGAGACCTACCCGGGCACGCTGTCGTACTACCTGGCGTCGGCGTTCCGTGAGGTGTGGATGCAACCGTCGGGCACGGTCGGGCTGATCGGGTTCGCCACCAACGCGCTGTTCCTGCGCGACGCGCTGGACAAGGCCGGCATCGAGGCGCAGTTCATCGCGCGCGGCGAATACAAGTCGGCGGCAAACCTTTTCACCCAGGACCGCTACACCGACGCGCACCGCGAGGCCGACGAGCGGTTGATCACCAGCCTGCACGCCCAGGTGCTCGAGGCCGTCGCCGAGTCGCGGCACATCGCGCCGGAGGAGGTCGACGCGCTCGCCGACAAGGCGCCGCTGCTGCGCGACGACGCCGTCGCCGGCCGCCTGATCGACCGCATCGGTTTCCGCGACGAGGCGTACGCACGGATCGCCGAACTCGCGGGCGCCCCCGTCGGCACGTCCGACACCTTCGACGCGGACTCCGACGACGCGCCGCCCCGGCTGTACCTGTCGCGGTACGCCAAGGCCGCCGCCGACCGCCCTTCGCCGCCGATGCCGTCGCTGCCGGGACGCAAGGGCAAGCCGACGATCGCGGTGGTGACGCTGCACGGTCCGATCGTCAGCGGCCGGGGCGGGCCGCAGCCGCTGCCGCTGGGCAGTTCGAGTGCCGGCGGTGACACCATCGCCGCGGCGCTGCGTGAGGCGGCCGCCGACGACGACGTGTCGGCGATCGTGTTGCGGGTGGACAGCCCCGGCGGATCGGTCACCGGATCGGAAACCGTTTGGCGCGAGGTCAATCGGATCCGCGCCAAGGGCAAGAAGGTGGTCGCGTCGATGGGCGCGGTCGCCGCGTCGGGTGGCTACTACGTGTCGATGAGCGCCGACGAGATCGTCGCCAATCCCGGCACCATCACCGGGTCGATCGGTGTGGTGACGGGCAAGCTGGTCGCCCGCGAGCTCAAGGACCGGTTGGGCGTCGGCTCCGACGCGGTGCGCACCAACCCGAACGCCGACGCCTGGTCGGCCAACGCGCCGTTCACCGACGAGCAGCACGCGCACGTCGAAGCTGAGGCCGATCTGTTCTACACCGACTTCATCGAGCGGGTGGCCGAGGGACGCGACATGAGCGTCGCCGACGTCGACGCCATCGCGCGCGGCCGGGTGTGGACGGGCGCCGATGCCCGCGAGCGTGGGCTCGTCGACCATCTCGGTGGTCTGCGCACCGCGGTGACGCGGGCCAAGGTGCTGTCCGGTCTGGAGCCCGACGCCGAGGTCCGCATCGTGAACTATCCGGGGTCGTCCTTGATGGACCGGTTGCGGCCCAAGCCGTCGTCGCAGCCGGCGGCCGCGTCGCTGCCGGATGCGCTCGGCGCGCTGTTCGGCCGGTCGATCGCGCAGATGGTCGGCCACGCCGAGCGGTCGCTCACCGGGGTGAGCGCACTGTGGCTGGGGGACTACCGCTTCTAG
- a CDS encoding LLM class flavin-dependent oxidoreductase, with protein sequence MRFSISLPQRVADGFDAAGTRDYLIRAEELGFEGVWTLEQTIGPSPLVAPLELLSWAAAHTERLRLGVAVLVTSLHDPLQLASAVTAVDQLSHGRLDLGVAPGGGTRKFAAFGVDADTFVANFTEGLALMKAAWSDEPKVTFHGRFRDVEALPIQPKPVQRPHPPIWFGANAPRAIARAVRLGDAFLGAGSSSTAQFTAAVQTVRRELDEQGKDATRFPIGKRVYLMVDDDAARARERVLAGLRRIYGSMAGIETVPVAGTPADVVRGLREVIDAGAQTVLLNPVGENVAEDREQMERLAAEVIPQLSDSPSARL encoded by the coding sequence GTGAGGTTCTCCATCTCGTTGCCCCAGCGGGTCGCCGACGGTTTCGACGCCGCGGGCACCCGCGACTATCTGATCCGCGCCGAGGAACTCGGTTTCGAGGGCGTCTGGACGCTGGAGCAGACCATCGGCCCGTCGCCGTTGGTGGCGCCGCTGGAGCTGTTGTCCTGGGCGGCCGCACACACCGAACGCCTGCGCCTCGGGGTCGCGGTGCTGGTGACGTCGCTGCACGATCCGCTGCAGCTGGCGTCGGCGGTGACGGCGGTCGATCAGCTCAGCCACGGCCGCCTCGACCTCGGCGTCGCGCCCGGCGGCGGCACCCGCAAGTTCGCCGCCTTCGGAGTCGACGCCGACACGTTCGTCGCCAACTTCACCGAAGGCCTGGCGTTGATGAAGGCCGCGTGGTCCGACGAACCGAAGGTGACGTTTCACGGCCGCTTCCGCGACGTCGAGGCGCTGCCGATCCAGCCCAAGCCGGTGCAGCGGCCGCATCCGCCGATCTGGTTCGGCGCCAACGCTCCTCGCGCCATCGCCCGGGCGGTGCGGCTGGGTGACGCGTTTCTGGGTGCCGGTTCGTCGAGCACCGCCCAGTTCACCGCCGCCGTGCAGACGGTGCGACGCGAACTCGACGAACAAGGCAAGGACGCAACGCGATTCCCGATCGGCAAGCGGGTATACCTGATGGTCGACGACGACGCTGCGCGCGCCCGCGAACGGGTGCTGGCCGGTCTGCGGCGCATCTATGGTTCGATGGCGGGCATCGAGACGGTGCCGGTGGCGGGCACGCCCGCCGACGTCGTGCGGGGACTGCGCGAGGTCATCGACGCCGGCGCGCAGACGGTGCTCCTCAACCCCGTCGGCGAGAACGTCGCCGAGGACCGCGAACAGATGGAACGCCTGGCCGCCGAGGTCATCCCGCAGCTTTCCGATTCGCCGAGCGCACGCTTGTGA
- a CDS encoding DUF732 domain-containing protein, translated as MTFLRRLTVVAVAAGLAVSAGTATAHAQDDDARFADQVAALQIPVGDVDLPALGHGICDMLTTGLAGSVNPVPVVRGVINRLSTSGMSRGEAAGLMRAAVAVYCPQHSRFMGR; from the coding sequence ATGACCTTCCTCCGCCGGCTCACCGTCGTGGCCGTGGCCGCCGGTCTGGCGGTGTCCGCGGGCACGGCGACCGCCCACGCCCAGGACGACGACGCGCGGTTCGCCGATCAGGTCGCGGCGCTGCAGATCCCGGTCGGCGACGTCGACCTGCCCGCCCTCGGGCACGGCATCTGCGACATGCTCACCACCGGGCTCGCCGGCAGCGTGAACCCGGTGCCCGTGGTCCGCGGGGTGATCAACCGGCTGTCCACCAGCGGCATGAGCCGCGGGGAGGCGGCGGGGCTGATGCGCGCGGCCGTCGCGGTCTACTGCCCGCAGCACTCCCGCTTCATGGGCCGCTAG
- the rplO gene encoding 50S ribosomal protein L15 yields the protein MSVIKLHDLKPAPGSKTAKTRVGRGEGSKGKTAGRGTKGTKARKNVPVMFEGGQMPIHMRLPKLKGFRNRFRTEYEVVNVGDINKLFPNGGDVGVDELVAAGAVRKNTLVKVLGDGKISVKVNVTAHKFSGSAREKITAAGGSATEV from the coding sequence ATGAGCGTCATCAAACTGCACGACCTGAAGCCGGCCCCCGGCTCGAAGACCGCCAAGACCCGCGTCGGTCGCGGCGAGGGCTCGAAGGGCAAGACCGCCGGTCGCGGTACCAAGGGCACCAAGGCCCGCAAGAACGTCCCGGTGATGTTCGAGGGCGGCCAGATGCCGATCCACATGCGGCTGCCCAAGCTCAAGGGCTTCCGTAACCGGTTCCGTACCGAGTACGAGGTGGTCAACGTCGGCGACATCAACAAGCTGTTCCCGAACGGCGGCGATGTGGGTGTCGACGAGCTGGTGGCCGCCGGTGCGGTGCGCAAGAACACGCTGGTGAAGGTTCTCGGTGACGGCAAGATCTCCGTCAAGGTGAACGTCACCGCGCACAAGTTCAGCGGCAGCGCACGCGAGAAGATCACCGCTGCGGGCGGGTCTGCGACCGAGGTCTAG
- the rpmD gene encoding 50S ribosomal protein L30, with protein MAELKITQVRSTIGARWKQRESLRSLGLRKIRQSVVREDNAQTRGLINTVHHLVEVEEVK; from the coding sequence ATGGCAGAGCTGAAAATCACCCAGGTGCGCAGCACCATCGGTGCGCGCTGGAAGCAGCGGGAGAGCCTGCGGTCGTTGGGACTGCGCAAGATCCGCCAGTCCGTCGTCCGTGAGGACAACGCGCAGACGCGCGGGCTCATCAACACTGTGCATCACCTCGTCGAGGTGGAGGAAGTCAAATGA
- the rpsE gene encoding 30S ribosomal protein S5, whose protein sequence is MAEQATAGGPPDSRGSRDDRGGRGRRDDRGGRGGRDGGDKSNYLERVVSINRVSKVVKGGRRFSFTALVIVGDGNGMVGVGYGKAKEVPAAIAKGVEEARKNFFRVPLIGGTITHPVQGEAAAGVVMLRPASPGTGVIAGGAARAVLECAGVHDILAKSLGSDNAINVVHATVAALKLLQRPEEVAARRGLPIEDVAPAGMLRARREAEALAASAAREGSS, encoded by the coding sequence ATGGCCGAACAGGCAACTGCCGGCGGCCCCCCGGACAGCCGTGGCTCGCGCGATGACCGCGGCGGGCGTGGCCGGCGCGACGACCGCGGCGGCCGTGGCGGCCGCGACGGCGGCGACAAGAGCAACTACCTCGAGCGCGTCGTCTCGATCAACCGCGTCTCCAAGGTGGTCAAGGGTGGCCGCCGGTTCAGCTTCACCGCGCTGGTGATCGTCGGCGACGGCAACGGCATGGTCGGCGTCGGCTACGGCAAGGCCAAGGAAGTTCCGGCCGCCATCGCCAAGGGCGTCGAGGAAGCACGCAAGAACTTCTTCCGGGTTCCGCTGATCGGCGGCACCATCACCCACCCGGTGCAGGGCGAAGCCGCCGCCGGTGTCGTGATGCTGCGTCCGGCCAGCCCCGGTACCGGTGTGATCGCCGGTGGCGCCGCCCGTGCGGTGCTGGAGTGCGCAGGCGTGCACGACATCCTGGCCAAGTCGCTGGGCAGCGACAACGCGATCAACGTGGTGCACGCCACCGTTGCCGCGCTGAAGCTGCTGCAGCGTCCCGAAGAGGTTGCGGCCCGGCGTGGGCTGCCGATCGAGGATGTCGCGCCTGCCGGCATGCTGCGGGCGCGGCGGGAGGCCGAGGCGCTCGCCGCGTCGGCCGCACGTGAAGGGTCTTCGTAA
- the rplR gene encoding 50S ribosomal protein L18: MAAKTESPARKAVGQNISETRRVSRLRRHARLRKKISGTAEVPRLVVNRSSRHIHVQLVNDLNGTTVAAASSIEADVRAVDGDKKAQSVRVGQLIAERAKAAGIDSVVFDRGGYTYGGRIAALADAAREGGLKF, translated from the coding sequence ATGGCTGCAAAGACTGAGTCCCCAGCGCGGAAGGCCGTGGGCCAGAACATCTCCGAGACCCGGCGGGTCTCGCGGTTGCGTCGGCACGCCCGGCTCCGCAAGAAGATCTCCGGCACGGCCGAGGTGCCGCGCCTGGTGGTCAACCGTTCGTCGCGGCACATCCACGTGCAGCTGGTGAACGACCTCAACGGCACCACGGTGGCGGCCGCGTCCTCGATCGAGGCCGACGTGCGTGCGGTCGACGGTGACAAGAAAGCCCAGAGCGTGCGGGTCGGTCAGCTGATCGCCGAGCGCGCAAAGGCCGCAGGCATCGACTCCGTCGTGTTCGACCGCGGTGGGTACACCTACGGCGGACGGATCGCGGCGCTGGCCGACGCGGCGCGCGAAGGCGGGCTGAAATTCTGA
- the rplF gene encoding 50S ribosomal protein L6 has translation MSRIGKQPVAVPSGVDVSITGQNVSVKGPKGTLELAVAEPIRVARDDDGAIVVTRPNDERRSRSLHGLSRTLVANLITGVTEGYTTKMEIFGVGYRVQLKGSNLEFALGYSHPVVITAPEGVTFAVETPTKFSISGIDKQKVGQVAANIRRLRKSDPYKGKGIRYEGEQIRRKVGKTGK, from the coding sequence ATGTCGCGTATTGGAAAGCAGCCGGTCGCGGTCCCCAGCGGGGTCGACGTCTCGATCACCGGTCAGAACGTGTCGGTCAAGGGGCCCAAGGGCACCCTGGAACTCGCGGTGGCAGAGCCGATCCGGGTGGCGCGTGACGACGACGGCGCCATCGTGGTGACGCGTCCCAACGACGAGCGGCGCAGCCGTTCGCTGCACGGGTTGTCGCGCACGCTGGTGGCCAACCTCATCACCGGTGTCACCGAGGGCTACACCACCAAGATGGAGATCTTCGGCGTCGGTTACCGCGTCCAGCTCAAGGGCTCCAACCTGGAGTTCGCGCTGGGCTACAGCCACCCGGTCGTCATCACGGCGCCCGAGGGTGTCACGTTCGCGGTCGAGACGCCGACGAAGTTCTCGATCTCCGGCATCGACAAGCAAAAGGTCGGCCAGGTCGCGGCCAACATCCGCCGCCTCCGTAAGAGCGATCCCTACAAGGGCAAGGGCATTCGCTACGAGGGTGAGCAGATCCGCCGCAAGGTCGGAAAGACAGGTAAGTAA
- the rpsH gene encoding 30S ribosomal protein S8, with the protein MTMTDPIADFLTRLRNANSAYHDEVTLPHSKIKANIAEILKKEGYISDYRTEDARVGKSLVVQLKYGPSRERSIAGLRRVSKPGLRVYAKSTNLPRVLGGLGVAIISTSSGLRTDRQAAQEGVGGEVLAYVW; encoded by the coding sequence ATGACCATGACGGACCCGATCGCAGACTTCTTGACACGTCTGCGCAACGCCAATTCGGCGTACCACGATGAGGTGACGCTGCCCCACTCCAAGATCAAGGCCAACATCGCCGAGATCTTGAAGAAAGAGGGCTACATCTCCGACTACCGCACCGAGGATGCTCGCGTCGGCAAGTCGCTCGTCGTGCAACTGAAGTACGGCCCCAGCCGCGAGCGGAGCATCGCCGGCCTGCGCCGCGTGTCCAAGCCCGGTCTGCGGGTGTACGCGAAATCCACCAACCTGCCGCGGGTTCTCGGCGGCCTCGGCGTGGCGATCATCTCCACGTCGTCCGGCCTCCGGACCGACCGCCAGGCAGCCCAAGAGGGCGTGGGCGGCGAAGTCCTCGCGTACGTGTGGTAG
- a CDS encoding type Z 30S ribosomal protein S14 translates to MAKKALVNKANKKPKFKVRAYTRCQRCGRPHAVFRKFGLCRICLREMAHAGELPGVQKSSW, encoded by the coding sequence ATGGCAAAGAAGGCACTGGTCAACAAGGCCAACAAGAAGCCGAAGTTCAAGGTGCGCGCCTACACCCGCTGCCAGCGCTGCGGACGCCCGCACGCTGTGTTCCGCAAGTTCGGCCTGTGCCGGATCTGCCTGCGCGAAATGGCGCACGCGGGCGAACTGCCCGGTGTGCAGAAGAGCAGCTGGTAA